One window of the Xenopus tropicalis strain Nigerian chromosome 10, UCB_Xtro_10.0, whole genome shotgun sequence genome contains the following:
- the znf750 gene encoding zinc finger protein 750 translates to MSLVKERKPKKPHYIPRPPGKPFKYKCFQCPFTCNEKSHLFNHMKYGLCKNSITVVTDQDRIVKNPKVNSTDQKQPSNEPFAKSPVPAINGLTGLESKTQHSVAREEAKENFDLKNEAKPHVEKTTVTKEVTLPPTAIIGQINKPPSLDGVMRPSAFIPVGEHRLKGTENIKIPELSSVSTEPAKGVHSIKSAFHSLPTPWKSGLVSPDFSHKSSIPRYIRPMISEYPPQFYSETGLPAVFSPYLFPQAECENPMLSVYSAPEQRPFLPHPLQASGLPLPKPINAPFEHYRLLQQFQQNPQLHYGFYRPTEHPYFSYGLKVPPVPSLSKEHTSQSVDSPTFIYPSSHPSRLYPLEGFQKLAEIQKETSPVPAKNLDSKSDSESVKMSPRAGSAATGSPGRPSPTNFTQNSQGHEGIFDLSTKSTSDKAGKDFTSGKAVRKSTDCQTTISREHSPCFRNDEIQSHSDCYSDDAAPHDSVAPLNLSKRPEVEDRAVFDTMHNSDSNDESVGFMEIQDLPLNLSVKDSGNNQKALCADERLLLPRQVTSSPNYHFIHTVDKRVPATTGVHSLGIIENCDEQKQSAAVALCQLATSSPGVPARGTEDEFSEKETVAPEQVHPRAPAAQETEADIGARGQKRTNSKEPGKSQSSNKKHKSVDSGRMFTLRKRPRVS, encoded by the exons ATGTCTCTTGTGAAGGAACGCAAGCCCAAAAAGCCTCACTACATTCCCCGGCCCCCGGGGAAGCCATTCAAGTACAAGTGCTTTCAGTGCCCGTTCACCTGCAATGAGAAATCTCATCTCTTTAATCACATGAAGTACGGCCTCTGCAAAAATTCCATCACGGTCGTCACTGACCAGGACCGGATCGTTAAAAACCCAAAAGTCAACTCTACGGACCAGAAGCAGCCAAGCAACGAACCCTTTGCTAAATCCCCCGTTCCTGCTATAAATGGACTTACCGGTCTGGAATCCAAAACCCAACACAGCGTAGCAAGGGAAGAAGCAAAGGAGAATTTTGATCTTAAAAATGAGGCCAAGCCCCATGTTGAGAAGACAACAGTGACCAAAGAAGTGACCCTGCCTCCAACAGCAATCATCGGTCAAATCAACAAGCCGCCAAGTCTGGACGGCGTTATGAGGCCTTCGGCCTTTATTCCAGTTGGGGAACACAGACTGAAGGGAACAGAGAATATAAAAATCCCTGAACTTTCTTCAGTTTCTACTGAACCAGCCAAAGGAGTGCACAGTATTAAATCTGCATTCCACAGTCTGCCGACCCCATGGAAATCTGGACTGGTTTCCCCTGACTTTAGCCACAAGTCTTCCATACCTCGTTATATCCGCCCAATGATCTCAGAATACCCTCCGCAATTTTATTCGGAAACGGGACTACCCGCAGTTTTTTCCCCATACTTGTTTCCACAGGCAGAGTGTGAGAATCCCATGCTCTCGGTCTACTCAGCACCAGAACAGAGGCCGTTCCTTCCGCATCCTCTGCAAGCTTCAGGATTACCTTTGCCAAAACCTATCAATGCACCTTTTGAGCATTACAGACTTCTACAACAGTTCCAGCAAAACCCCCAGTTGCATTATGGATTTTACAGGCCCACTGAACACCCATATTTTTCCTATGGCTTAAAGGTACCCCCTGTGCCCAGCCTCTCTAAAGAGCACACGTCTCAGTCGGTGGACAGTCCAACCTTTATCTACCCATCTTCGCATCCATCAAGGTTGTATCCTCTGGAAGGTTTTCAAAAGTTGGCCGAAATTCAAAAGGAAACATCCCCAGTTCCGGCCAAGAACCTTGACTCCAAAAGTGATTCTGAAAGTGTGAAAATGAGCCCAAGAGCAGGGAGTGCAGCAACTGGATCTCCTGGTAGGCCAAGCCCAACTAACTTCACCCAGAACAGCCAGGGGCATGAAGGCATCTTTGATCTCTCTACCAAGTCAACATCTGATAAGGCAGGAAAAGACTTCACAAGTGGCAAAGCTGTTAGGAAAAGCACAGACTGCCAGACAACGATCAGCAGAGAACACTCACCATG CTTCAGAAATGATGAAATCCAGTCCCACTCCGACTGCTACAGCGATGATGCCGCGCCTCATGACTCAGTTGCACCTCTTAACCTTTCCAAAAGGCCGGAGGTAGAGGACAGAGCGGTATTTGATACAATGCACAATAGTGACTCCAACGACGAGAGCGTAGGATTCATGGAGATTCAGGACTTGCCTTTAAACCTTTCAGTGAAAGACTCTGGCAATAACCAGAAAGCACTCTGTGCGGATGAAAGACTCTTGTTACCAAGACAAGTCACAAGCTCCCCAAATTATCACTTCATCCACACCGTAGACAAACGGGTACCCGCTACTACGGGTGTGCACTCCTTAGGCATCATTGAAAACTGCGATGAGCAAAAACAGTCGGCAGCGGTTGCCCTTTGCCAGCTAGCCACGTCCAGTCCTGGGGTACCGGCAAGAGGGACAGAGGATGAATTCTCAGAGAAAGAGACAGTCGCCCCCGAGCAGGTTCATCCAAGGGCCCCAGCAGCCCAAGAAACAGAGGCCGACATTGGTGCAAGGGGGCAGAAGCGAACAAACTCTAAGGAACCTGGGAAATCTCAAAGctcaaataaaaaacataaatctgtagattctggaagGATGTTTACCCTGCGAAAAAGGCCAAGGGTATCGTAG